The window AAGAGGCCCCGGCGAGGCTTGCCGTACTGGATGCTCACCCGGGCAAACATTCCGGCTTTCAAAAGATGCTCCCGTGCGTTATCCACCCGGATCCTCACCGGGAAGTTCCGGCTGCTGAGGTCCGCCTGCGGAATGATGTAGGCGATCTGACCTTTGAAGGTCCGACCGGGATAGGTGTCCACGGTCACTGTGGCGATATCTCCCTTCCGGATCTTTCCGATGTCCCGTTCATTGATGGGGATCAGGACATAGACGGTATCGATGTCCACCAGGTCCGCCACCTTGCCCCCCTCGTCGACCCACTGGCCGAGCTCGATGTGCTTTTTTACAATGTAGCCGCTAAAGGGAGCGACGACGGTAGTCCGCCGGAGTTGATCGGCAATCTTCCGGAATGCCTCCTCGACGGATTCTTTGAGTGCTTTTGCAGCATCCGCGCTGGCCGCCGCCCGATCGAGCTCGGCCGCACTAATGGCTCCCTCGTCGAAGAGGGCCTGGAAGCGACGGCGGTCGTGCTCTGCCCTGGTGAAGAGGGCTTCCTTCTCCCGTAGGTTCGCCTTTGCTTCCTTGAGGGAGATCTCGAGATCGGTCCGGCGCAGCCGGGCGAGGACCTCCCCTTTTTCCAGGCGATCCCCTTCCCGGAGATCGAATCGGGCCACGGCCCCCTCCACCTCGGCACTCACCGTGGTGTACAGGTTGGCCTCCACCGTCCCGACCGCCCGAATCTCACGTTCGACAGTCCGCTCTACAACCGGCGCCACTTCCACCGGAACAGGCGGAGGTCCCTGGGCCAAGGCCCGAGTGAAGGTCGCCGTCAGGGTCACGACAACCGCGGCTCCCCACAGAAAATTCCGCTGTCTCACAGTGTTACCTCAGGTATGCAGAAGCCCAAGAACGTGTTGACTCAGGGTCTCCATGAGATCCTCCGAGGCTTTCTTTTGTCCGAGGACCTCGTCGATCACGTGCGCGCGGGTCAAATAATAGACGAGGATGGCGATCACGCTGAAGGTCGTCTGGGAAACGTGCAGCGACCGGAAGATCTTTCGGTCCACGCCTTCGCTGAGTACCCGGGAGATGCTCAGGAATATGCGACGGAAGTACTTCTGCGCGATGAGCTGTACCTCCCGCTCCCGACGCTCCACCGCCTGATGGAGCAGGTGGAACTCATTCG is drawn from Candidatus Methylomirabilota bacterium and contains these coding sequences:
- a CDS encoding efflux RND transporter periplasmic adaptor subunit, translating into MRQRNFLWGAAVVVTLTATFTRALAQGPPPVPVEVAPVVERTVEREIRAVGTVEANLYTTVSAEVEGAVARFDLREGDRLEKGEVLARLRRTDLEISLKEAKANLREKEALFTRAEHDRRRFQALFDEGAISAAELDRAAASADAAKALKESVEEAFRKIADQLRRTTVVAPFSGYIVKKHIELGQWVDEGGKVADLVDIDTVYVLIPINERDIGKIRKGDIATVTVDTYPGRTFKGQIAYIIPQADLSSRNFPVRIRVDNAREHLLKAGMFARVSIQYGKPRRGLFIPKDAVVLRGKDLVVFVLDTSQVHLLRIETGQAREEMVEVVKGDLKPGQEVVVAGNEILRDGAQVEVRRKGEKTR
- a CDS encoding TetR/AcrR family transcriptional regulator, which gives rise to MTTKERIERVATRQFARYGFDGTSIRQIVAEARVTKPVLYYYFKDKRGLYLSLLGGAVAPLCDEVERVADGGGPPVKQLESIIVAFLRFYRERPNEFHLLHQAVERREREVQLIAQKYFRRIFLSISRVLSEGVDRKIFRSLHVSQTTFSVIAILVYYLTRAHVIDEVLGQKKASEDLMETLSQHVLGLLHT